In Vicia villosa cultivar HV-30 ecotype Madison, WI unplaced genomic scaffold, Vvil1.0 ctg.002220F_1_1, whole genome shotgun sequence, one genomic interval encodes:
- the LOC131638207 gene encoding large ribosomal subunit protein uL24y-like yields MKFNPRVSSSRRKSRKAHFTAPSSLRRVLMSAPLSADLRAKYNVRSMPVRKDDEVQVVRGTFKGREGKVTQVYRRKWVIHIERITREKVNGSTVNVGVNPSKVVITKLRLDKDRKSLLDRKAKGRAAADKEKGTKFATEDIMQTID; encoded by the coding sequence ATGAAGTTCAATCCACGAGTATCGAGCAGCCGCCGCAAGAGCCGCAAGGCTCATTTCACGGCGCCATCCAGCCTCCGCCGTGTCCTCATGAGCGCGCCTCTCTCCGCCGACCTCCGCGCCAAGTACAACGTCCGCTCCATGCCGGTGAGGAAAGACGACGAGGTCCAGGTCGTCCGCGGTACCTTCAAAGGCCGTGAAGGTAAGGTGACGCAGGTGTACAGGCGCAAATGGGTGATTCACATCGAGCGCATCACAAGGGAGAAGGTGAATGGATCTACTGTGAACGTTGGGGTTAACCCTTCGAAGGTTGTTATCACGAAGCTGAGACTTGATAAGGATAGGAAATCGCTGCTTGATAGGAAGGCGAAGGGGCGTGCTGCTGCTGATAAGGAGAAGGGGACTAAGTTTGCGACGGAGGATATTATGCAGACTATTGATTAG
- the LOC131638211 gene encoding uncharacterized protein LOC131638211 has protein sequence MKAIVITSPGGPEVLQLQEVQDPQIKDDEVLIKVHATALNRADTLQRKGGYPPPQGASPYPGLECSGIVESVGKNVSNWKIGDQVCALLSGGGYAEKVAVPEGQVLPIPSGISLKDATSFPEVACTVWSTIFMMSRLSKGETLLIHGGSSGIGTFAIQIAKYIGAKVFVTAGSEEKLAFCKSIGADVGINYKTEDFVARVKEETGGQGVDVILDCMGASYFQRNLDSLNFDGRLFIIGFQGGVTTQADLRAILGKRLTVQGAGLRSRSPENKAVIISEVEKNVWPAIAEGKVKPVIYKTFPLSEAAEAHRLMESSQHIGKILLLP, from the exons ATGAAGGCCATTGTAATAACCTCACCAGGTGGACCTGAAGTTCTTCAACTCCAAGAGGTTCAAGACCCTCAAATCAAAGACGATGAAGTCCTCATCAAAGTCCATGCTACTGCCCTTAACAGAGCTGATACCCTTCAGAGGAAAGGTGGCTACCCTCCCCCTCAAGGTGCTAGTCCTTACCCAGGTCTTGAATGTTCGGGAATTGTTGAATCCGTTGGTAAAAACGTTTCCAACTGGAAAATTGGCGATCAG GTATGTGCTCTTTTATCTGGTGGTGGATATGCTGAGAAAGTAGCTGTTCCTGAAGGACAAGTTCTTCCGATTCCGTCTGGGATTTCTCTCAAGGATGCAACTAGTTTTCCCGAGGTTGCGTGTACTGTGTGGTCGACTATTTTTATGATGAGCCGGTTATCTAAAGGGGAAACCTTGTTG ATTCATGGAGGTTCAAGTGGAATCGGTACATTCGCAATTCAGATAGCTAAGTACATAGGAGCGAAAGTATTTGTTACTGCAG GTAGTGAAGAGAAGCTAGCTTTTTGCAAGAGTATTGGAGCTGATGTCGGTATCAATTACAAAACCGAGGACTTTGTTGCAAGGGTGAAGGAAGAAACTGGCGGTCAAG GTGTCGATGTTATTCTTGATTGTATGGGAGCATCCTACTTTCAAAGAAATCTTGATAGCTTAAATTTCGATGGAAGGCTTTTTATTATCGGCTTTCAAGGGGGTGTTACTACACAGGCCGATCTACGTGCTATACTTGGCAAGCGTCTCACTGTACAAG GGGCTGGTTTGCGGAGTAGAAGTCCTGAAAATAAAGCTGTGATCATTAGTGAGGTGGAGAAGAATGTTTGGCCAGCAATTGCAGAAGGAAAGGTTAAGCCTGTGATCTACAAAACTTTCCCTCTTTCTGAAGCTGCTGAGGCGCACCGGCTTATGGAAAGCAGTCAGCATATTGGAAAGATATTGCTCCTGCCATGA
- the LOC131638198 gene encoding endonuclease 1-like encodes MAILKGLIVLLCSSFIILPGVIGWSKEGHEMTCLIAQALLKPEASEAIHHLLPPSVNGNLSALCVWPDQIRHWYKYKWTSPLHFIDTPDKKCGFQYSRDCHEDMCVAGAVKNFTSQLSHYKEGTSDRRYNMTEALLFLSHFMGDIHQPMHVGFTSDKGGNSIDLRWYRHKSNLHHVWDREIILTALADYYDKDVTLLLQDIEKNYTNGIWSEDVSSWEHCNDLSLCVNNWAKESIQIACKWGYEGVKSGTTLAEEYFDSRMPFVMKRIAQGGIRLAMILNEVFGDSHEGFVAAT; translated from the exons ATGGCTATATTGAAAGGCTTGATAGTATTGTTATGTTCTTCTTTTATAATACTACCTGGTGTCATTGGATGGAGCAAAGAGGGTCATGAGATGACATGTCTAATAGCGCAG GCACTTTTAAAACCCGAGGCATCCGAAGCAATTCATCATTTGTTACCTCCCTCGGTGAATGGTAATTTATCAGCATTATGTGTATGGCCTGACCAAATTCGACACTGGTACAAATATAAATGGACTAGTCCGCTTCATTTCATCGACACGCCGGATAAAAAATGTGGTTTTCAGTATTCAA GGGACTGTCATGAAGATATGTGTGTGGCAGGAGCTGTCAAAAATTTTACTTCTCAACTTTCACATTACAAAGAAGGAACATCTGATCGGAGAT ATAATATGACTGAGGCATTATTGTTCTTGTCACACTTCATGGGCGATATTCATCAG CCAATGCATGTCGGATTCACCTCGGACAAAGGTGGAAACTCGATAGATCTGCGCTGGTATAGGCACAAATCTAATCTGCATCAT GTGTGGGACAGAGAAATTATTCTCACTGCATTAGCAGATTATTATGACAAAGATGTGACACTCCTCCTCCAAGACATTGAGAAAAACTATACCAAT GGAATCTGGTCAGAAGATGTTTCTTCTTGGGAGCATTGTAATGACTTATCTCTTTGTGTGAATAA TTGGGCTAAAGAGAGCATACAAATTGCTTGCAAATGGGGTTACGAAGGAGTTAAATCCGGAACAACTCTTGCAG AAGAGTACTTCGACTCGAGGATGCCATTTGTAATGAAACGAATTGCTCAAGGTGGAATTCGATTAGCCATGATCCTGAACGAAGTGTTTGGAGATTCCCATGAAGGATTTGTAGCTGCTACTTAA